In Deinococcus reticulitermitis, a single genomic region encodes these proteins:
- the pgeF gene encoding peptidoglycan editing factor PgeF gives MTAADLLLLRSPTLPVPHAFSTRAGGVSRGPYAGLNLDDRADDPAAVAENRARLTAALGFRASDVARLEQVHGLEVVHAQAPGVWTGDALVTRTPGLLLAIGTADCYPLLLADPEAGVIGAAHAGWKGTLGGIAARTVETMARLGARPERLRAAVGPGICGERYPVGPDVAARFQAAGLGAWVLERADGPHLDLAGANRAVLGEAGVQDVWVSGRCSTEAGFYSYRRDAGQTGRMWAVIGLPGEDA, from the coding sequence ATGACCGCCGCCGATCTGCTTCTTCTGCGCTCACCCACCCTGCCTGTGCCCCACGCCTTCAGCACCCGCGCGGGCGGGGTCTCGCGGGGACCCTACGCGGGGCTCAACCTCGACGACCGCGCCGACGACCCGGCGGCGGTGGCGGAAAACCGTGCCCGGCTCACGGCGGCCCTCGGCTTCCGGGCGAGCGACGTGGCCCGTCTCGAGCAGGTGCATGGGCTGGAAGTCGTGCACGCGCAGGCGCCGGGCGTCTGGACCGGCGACGCGCTCGTCACGCGTACGCCGGGGCTGCTGCTCGCCATCGGCACCGCCGACTGTTACCCGCTGCTGCTCGCGGACCCGGAGGCCGGCGTGATCGGCGCGGCGCACGCGGGTTGGAAAGGGACGCTGGGCGGCATCGCGGCGCGCACGGTGGAGACGATGGCCCGGCTCGGCGCGCGGCCTGAGCGCCTTCGCGCGGCGGTGGGGCCAGGAATCTGCGGCGAGCGCTACCCGGTGGGGCCAGACGTGGCGGCCCGGTTTCAGGCTGCGGGCCTCGGCGCGTGGGTGCTGGAGCGCGCGGACGGCCCGCACCTCGACCTCGCCGGAGCCAACCGCGCGGTGCTGGGGGAAGCCGGCGTGCAGGACGTGTGGGTCAGCGGGCGTTGCTCGACCGAAGCCGGGTTTTACTCTTATCGCCGCGACGCCGGGCAGACCGGGCGGATGTGGGCCGTCATTGGGCTGCCAGGAGAAGACGCATGA
- a CDS encoding YqeG family HAD IIIA-type phosphatase encodes MSLLQPADVIGHVREITPEFLAARGLRGLVLDLDNTLIPYRSYADAGEVVRWADELRGAGIRLYLLSNATAKRAAFWLPRLGFEGVGMAGKPNPRAFQRALTRLGLPAQQVAMVGDQLFTDVLGGNLVGMHTVLVRPLIDNALPHTRVTRRLERAVLRRYGHDWV; translated from the coding sequence ATGAGCCTGCTGCAACCCGCCGACGTGATCGGGCACGTCCGCGAGATCACGCCCGAATTTCTGGCGGCGCGCGGGCTGCGCGGCCTCGTGCTCGATCTCGACAACACCCTGATTCCCTACCGCAGCTACGCGGACGCCGGCGAGGTGGTGCGCTGGGCCGACGAGCTGCGCGGCGCCGGCATCCGGCTGTATCTGCTCAGCAACGCAACCGCCAAGCGGGCGGCCTTCTGGCTGCCCCGGCTCGGCTTCGAGGGGGTCGGCATGGCCGGCAAGCCCAACCCGCGCGCCTTTCAGCGGGCCTTGACGCGGCTCGGGCTCCCCGCGCAGCAGGTGGCGATGGTGGGGGATCAGCTGTTTACCGACGTGCTCGGCGGCAACCTCGTCGGGATGCACACGGTCCTCGTGCGGCCCCTGATCGACAACGCGCTGCCCCACACCCGGGTCACGCGCCGGCTGGAGCGGGCGGTGCTGCGGCGCTACGGGCACGACTGGGTGTAA
- a CDS encoding ATPase, T2SS/T4P/T4SS family: MALSIGDRRLGAILLEQGYVNDHDLQRALERHSEVGGRLAEVLIDAGVVGEKRIARAIEEALGIPLVTLPAVQPDPEALRSVQPQTALSLLAFPFALEGETLRVALVDPLSSFAVETLEDDSGLNIEPYQALREEVMWALAAYYPELGLDVPSLDSVLGQASPGRLGDRLIARGLITDAQLQVALDAQQQTGEALGHTLIAQGVLTEDQLYGVLAEQEGTTFVPNPSGYAPGEEVLGALLRADALRLSAVPVEESALGVTVLTSDPRKRDEIAALIGRPVQLLLVRSRDIERLIERFYPQRGRLGETLVQGGTLSRDQLREALQVQAREGKVKPLGEVITELGFASSDEVDAALLKQNTGGGRLEDTLVQSGKLSPEMLARSLAAQLGYEFLDPVQNPPDPKVALLVPEATARRYVVVPVRMQGGSLVVAMKDPRNVFALDDLKLITGKDILPAVMAEKDIVRLIERYFGEKGFEKLNKELADKARTQQSQEFDLSTVDESAIVQVVDSIIREAALQEASDIHVETTQDAVKVRYRIDGTLREQNSFPRAAGQSIMARLKIMGALDIAERRVPQDGRIRFHKGSIDLDLRLSTLPTVYGEKAVMRLLQKASNIPELEQLGFSPYNFGRYSEVIEKPNGIFLVTGPTGSGKSFTCFSTLKRIARPEKNTTTIEDPIEYEVPGIVQSQVNNAAGMTFARALRAFLRQDPDIIFVGEIRDQETAKIAVEAALTGHLVLATLHTNDAPGAVVRLEEMGIEHFNIAASVIGVLAQRLVRRVCPECKQPTNADPEVLRRLGIGESDIFGATLVRGAGCPRCSGSGYKGRMGIHELMVIDDMLRRTISAGKTATEIRDVAVGESGMRSLRADGIEKALQGLTTLEEVLAVTAN, encoded by the coding sequence ATGGCGCTTTCGATCGGTGACCGCCGACTGGGCGCGATTTTGCTGGAACAGGGGTACGTCAACGACCACGATCTCCAGCGTGCCCTCGAGCGGCACTCCGAGGTTGGTGGCCGCCTCGCCGAGGTGCTGATCGACGCGGGCGTGGTGGGCGAGAAGCGCATCGCGCGCGCGATCGAAGAAGCGCTCGGCATCCCGCTCGTCACGCTGCCTGCCGTGCAGCCGGACCCGGAGGCGCTGCGCTCGGTTCAGCCGCAGACGGCGCTCAGCCTGCTCGCGTTTCCCTTTGCGCTCGAAGGCGAGACGCTGCGGGTGGCGCTTGTCGATCCGCTGTCGAGCTTTGCCGTCGAGACCCTGGAAGACGACAGCGGGCTGAATATCGAGCCGTATCAGGCGCTGCGCGAGGAAGTGATGTGGGCGCTCGCCGCGTATTACCCCGAGCTCGGGCTCGACGTGCCGAGCTTGGACAGTGTGCTGGGTCAGGCCAGCCCCGGGCGGCTCGGTGACCGCCTGATCGCCCGGGGCCTGATCACCGACGCTCAGCTTCAGGTGGCGCTTGACGCCCAGCAGCAGACCGGAGAGGCGCTCGGCCACACCCTGATCGCGCAGGGCGTTCTGACTGAGGACCAGCTTTACGGCGTGCTCGCCGAGCAAGAAGGCACGACCTTCGTGCCCAACCCCAGCGGGTATGCCCCGGGCGAGGAGGTGCTCGGGGCGCTGCTGCGCGCCGACGCCCTGCGGCTGTCGGCTGTGCCCGTCGAAGAGAGCGCCCTCGGGGTCACGGTGTTGACGAGCGACCCGCGCAAACGCGATGAGATCGCCGCCCTGATCGGCCGGCCCGTGCAGCTGCTGCTCGTGCGTTCGCGCGACATCGAGCGGCTGATCGAGCGCTTCTACCCGCAGCGCGGGCGGCTCGGGGAAACGCTCGTGCAGGGGGGGACGCTTTCACGCGATCAGCTGCGCGAGGCCCTGCAGGTCCAGGCGCGCGAGGGCAAGGTCAAGCCGCTCGGCGAGGTGATCACCGAACTCGGTTTCGCCAGCTCCGACGAGGTCGATGCCGCGCTGCTCAAGCAAAACACCGGGGGCGGGCGACTTGAGGACACGCTGGTGCAGTCGGGCAAGCTCAGCCCCGAGATGCTCGCGCGCTCGCTCGCCGCGCAGCTCGGTTATGAGTTCCTCGACCCCGTCCAGAACCCGCCGGATCCCAAGGTCGCCCTGCTCGTGCCCGAGGCCACCGCGCGGCGCTACGTGGTGGTGCCGGTGCGGATGCAGGGAGGCTCGCTCGTCGTCGCGATGAAAGACCCGCGCAACGTATTTGCGCTCGACGACCTCAAGCTGATCACGGGCAAGGACATCCTGCCCGCTGTGATGGCGGAAAAGGACATCGTCCGCCTGATCGAGCGCTACTTCGGCGAGAAGGGCTTCGAGAAGCTGAACAAGGAACTCGCCGACAAGGCCCGGACCCAGCAGAGTCAGGAATTCGACCTGAGCACCGTCGACGAGAGCGCCATCGTGCAGGTGGTCGACTCGATCATTCGTGAGGCCGCGCTGCAAGAAGCCTCGGACATCCACGTCGAGACGACGCAAGACGCCGTGAAGGTGCGCTACCGCATCGACGGCACCCTGCGTGAGCAGAACTCGTTTCCCAGGGCCGCCGGCCAGAGCATCATGGCCCGCCTCAAGATCATGGGAGCGCTGGACATCGCCGAGCGCCGCGTGCCGCAAGACGGGCGCATCCGCTTTCACAAGGGCAGCATCGACCTCGACCTCCGACTCTCCACGCTGCCCACCGTGTACGGCGAGAAGGCCGTGATGAGGCTTTTGCAAAAGGCGAGCAACATCCCTGAACTCGAACAGCTCGGGTTCTCGCCCTACAACTTCGGGCGCTACAGCGAGGTGATCGAGAAGCCCAACGGCATCTTCCTGGTGACCGGGCCGACCGGCTCGGGCAAGTCGTTCACCTGCTTTTCGACCCTCAAGCGCATCGCGCGGCCCGAGAAAAACACCACCACCATCGAAGACCCGATCGAGTACGAGGTGCCGGGCATCGTGCAGTCGCAGGTGAACAACGCCGCCGGCATGACCTTTGCCCGCGCGCTGCGCGCTTTTCTCCGGCAAGACCCCGACATCATCTTCGTGGGGGAAATCCGCGACCAGGAAACCGCCAAGATCGCGGTCGAGGCGGCCCTCACCGGTCACCTCGTGCTCGCCACGCTGCACACCAACGACGCGCCGGGCGCCGTGGTGCGCCTCGAAGAGATGGGCATCGAGCACTTCAACATCGCCGCCTCGGTGATCGGGGTGCTCGCGCAGCGGCTCGTGCGCCGGGTGTGCCCGGAATGCAAGCAGCCGACCAACGCTGACCCCGAGGTGCTGCGCCGGCTGGGCATCGGGGAAAGCGACATCTTCGGGGCCACCCTGGTGCGCGGCGCCGGCTGCCCCCGCTGCTCGGGCAGCGGCTACAAGGGCCGCATGGGCATCCACGAACTGATGGTGATCGACGACATGCTGCGGCGCACCATCAGCGCGGGCAAGACCGCCACCGAGATCCGTGACGTGGCGGTGGGCGAGAGCGGAATGCGCTCGCTGCGTGCCGACGGCATCGAGAAGGCGCTCCAGGGCCTGACCACCCTTGAAGAAGTGCTCGCCGTCACCGCCAACTGA
- a CDS encoding type IV pilus twitching motility protein PilT has translation MTLTQSVDITDILRVAATENASDVILTAGLPPQFKISGVFGAQGFEPLGSSEIRKLMYSMMNERQQRTFEERRELDFSFALGDKARFRVNAFLQRGHVGGVMRLIPTAVKTIAEMGLPQTVIDIAGAPRGLVLVTGPTGSGKSTTLASMIDHINTHKKLHILTIEDPIEFMHPNKSSIVNQREVGADTMSFNDALRAALRQAPDVILVGEMRDYETIKAAVTAAETGHLVMGTLHTNSAPESIDRIVDVFPEEQQEQIRVQLANNLVAVMTQQLLPRADGQGRILAYEILIANPAVRALIREGKTYQITSTMQTGAREGMITMDAYLAGLYRRHLITYDKGLERAVDPKEFARLANDATAGIGGAANLPTPASPTPNYGGAGASAPRSGEASRGSAGGFGRR, from the coding sequence ATGACCCTGACCCAAAGCGTAGACATCACCGACATCCTGCGCGTCGCGGCGACCGAGAACGCCTCGGACGTGATCCTGACCGCCGGGCTGCCGCCACAATTCAAGATTTCCGGCGTGTTTGGCGCCCAGGGCTTCGAGCCGCTGGGTTCCTCCGAGATACGCAAGCTGATGTACTCGATGATGAACGAGCGTCAGCAGCGCACGTTTGAAGAGCGGCGCGAGCTCGACTTCTCCTTCGCGCTCGGGGACAAGGCCCGGTTTCGCGTCAACGCCTTCCTTCAGCGTGGGCACGTCGGCGGCGTGATGCGCCTGATTCCCACAGCCGTCAAGACCATCGCCGAGATGGGGCTGCCTCAGACAGTGATCGACATCGCGGGCGCTCCGCGTGGGCTGGTGCTCGTGACCGGGCCGACCGGCTCGGGCAAGTCGACCACCCTCGCCTCGATGATCGACCACATCAACACCCACAAGAAGCTGCACATCCTGACCATCGAAGACCCCATCGAGTTCATGCACCCCAACAAGTCGAGCATTGTCAATCAGCGTGAGGTCGGCGCCGACACCATGAGCTTCAACGACGCCCTGCGCGCCGCGCTTCGTCAGGCCCCCGACGTGATTCTGGTGGGCGAAATGCGCGACTACGAGACGATCAAGGCCGCCGTGACCGCCGCCGAGACCGGGCACCTCGTGATGGGCACGCTGCACACCAACTCGGCGCCCGAGTCCATCGACCGCATCGTGGACGTGTTCCCGGAAGAGCAGCAAGAACAGATCCGCGTGCAGCTCGCCAACAACCTCGTCGCCGTGATGACCCAGCAGCTCTTGCCGCGCGCCGACGGTCAGGGGCGCATCCTCGCCTACGAGATCTTGATCGCCAACCCCGCCGTGCGCGCCCTGATCCGCGAGGGCAAGACCTACCAGATCACCAGCACCATGCAGACCGGCGCCCGCGAAGGCATGATCACGATGGACGCCTACCTCGCCGGGCTCTACCGCCGGCACCTGATCACCTACGACAAGGGCCTGGAGCGCGCGGTGGACCCCAAAGAGTTCGCCCGGCTCGCCAACGACGCGACGGCAGGCATCGGCGGCGCCGCCAACCTGCCCACACCCGCCTCGCCGACCCCCAACTACGGCGGCGCCGGAGCGAGTGCGCCGCGTTCCGGCGAGGCGAGCCGGGGCAGCGCGGGCGGCTTTGGTCGGCGCTGA
- a CDS encoding permease prefix domain 1-containing protein: MTSSPATARLSAAAPALERYLRCATAGLPPATRQEVWDELEEHVCARAEQLEWQGASPAQALSRALAELGPPLRVSAGMNGVHNMPKMIALAGALLLTATTTIYALSQGQRAFEIPVLAERPPSPICVKTPPQGVRIVGQRGDQTCFEFTNPQAYRGSYISLNRLRDVVTAQGGQAQPLSAESWRITFPGGGPARIMTRVLFTQNGEPYTSATVLVQAMQGSSSPIVLQGFRTPRIEAGPVSLQLTGPGANSGEQIYQSFVMTLVNALFGTDYPQGGMGYGTVQGNAQHTVRTNLPAGEVVMLVTAESPSSEPAQVDNTGLPAGTTAPTTLSSERDYAISFAEVQPGGTVTLKANSPQLEFRKNIAALSPSTARVPALLVRVTNVPLNDLKSGILMPAEPTSDAR, from the coding sequence GTGACCAGCTCCCCAGCCACGGCCCGCCTGAGCGCCGCCGCGCCCGCCCTGGAGCGGTACCTGCGCTGCGCCACCGCCGGCCTGCCGCCCGCCACGCGCCAGGAAGTCTGGGACGAACTCGAAGAACACGTCTGTGCCCGCGCCGAGCAACTGGAATGGCAAGGCGCGAGCCCCGCACAGGCCCTCAGCCGGGCGCTGGCCGAACTCGGTCCGCCCCTGCGCGTGAGTGCCGGAATGAACGGAGTCCACAATATGCCGAAAATGATTGCTCTGGCCGGAGCCCTGCTCCTGACCGCGACCACCACCATCTATGCGCTCTCGCAGGGTCAGCGGGCCTTCGAGATTCCGGTCCTGGCGGAACGCCCGCCTTCGCCCATCTGCGTCAAGACTCCTCCCCAGGGGGTCCGGATCGTGGGTCAGCGGGGCGACCAGACCTGCTTCGAGTTCACGAATCCGCAGGCGTACCGGGGAAGCTACATCAGTTTGAATAGGCTCCGGGACGTGGTCACGGCGCAGGGCGGTCAGGCCCAGCCGCTGAGCGCGGAGAGTTGGCGCATCACGTTCCCTGGTGGAGGCCCTGCAAGGATCATGACAAGAGTTCTCTTCACTCAGAATGGCGAACCCTACACCAGCGCTACGGTCCTGGTGCAGGCCATGCAAGGTTCATCAAGCCCCATCGTGCTCCAAGGCTTCAGAACACCACGAATCGAGGCTGGCCCGGTCTCGTTGCAACTCACGGGGCCAGGAGCAAACTCCGGTGAGCAGATCTACCAGAGCTTTGTGATGACCCTCGTCAATGCCTTGTTCGGCACCGATTATCCGCAGGGAGGAATGGGCTACGGCACCGTGCAGGGCAACGCTCAGCACACCGTCAGGACGAATCTGCCCGCCGGTGAAGTCGTTATGCTGGTCACCGCCGAGTCTCCATCCTCCGAACCGGCTCAGGTGGACAACACTGGTCTTCCCGCTGGAACGACGGCCCCGACCACCCTGTCTTCGGAGCGCGATTACGCAATCTCCTTCGCGGAGGTTCAGCCGGGCGGCACCGTGACCCTGAAGGCCAACTCACCGCAACTCGAATTCCGGAAAAACATTGCGGCCCTGAGCCCGAGCACTGCCCGCGTGCCTGCCCTGCTCGTGCGCGTGACCAACGTCCCGCTCAATGACCTCAAGTCCGGCATCCTCATGCCCGCCGAGCCCACCTCCGACGCCCGCTAA
- a CDS encoding PadR family transcriptional regulator: protein MNPDLLRGNLDLILLSLLEQRPLYGFAIIQEAKEKTGGYFDFREGSLYPALHRLEVSGLLGAQFGEAGRNGKPRKYYALTDAGREVLKAKRAEFQTFTGAVQRLSGS, encoded by the coding sequence ATGAACCCTGACCTGCTGCGCGGCAACCTCGATCTGATCCTGCTCTCTCTCCTCGAACAGCGTCCGCTCTACGGCTTCGCGATCATTCAGGAGGCCAAGGAGAAGACCGGCGGGTACTTCGATTTTAGGGAAGGCAGCCTCTACCCGGCGCTGCACCGCTTGGAGGTGAGCGGGCTGCTCGGGGCGCAGTTCGGGGAGGCCGGGCGCAACGGCAAACCGCGCAAGTACTACGCCCTCACCGACGCGGGCCGCGAGGTCCTGAAGGCCAAACGCGCGGAGTTCCAGACCTTCACCGGGGCCGTGCAGCGCCTCTCGGGAAGCTGA
- a CDS encoding ADP-ribosylglycohydrolase family protein: protein MTRALDTLLSLTAADALGAATEFKTPEAILARYGETFTDYQEGSVFGFAPGEATDDSQMVVATLLGYQRQEGLPGVLHALRDWQRAGPPDVGNLTRAALASGTPTSAPLDGGVRAWAASGHQSAGNGGLMRIAAVWLAGFRGATLTRETVLVTALTHADPRCVFASVFFTAFLEALAAGEPYAAAARSALTVMDRCDARAALIGEGLLSADTLEAGRIFARSERDARGQVRAAVRAGLEGQVDSQSGYVLDTLQAALAHGQGKDWLACVQPAVLLGDDSDTVACVVGAVCGARGLSVPERLLVPLRLGHTWPGWAREWRCTEHFPALLP, encoded by the coding sequence ATGACCCGCGCCCTGGACACCCTGCTTTCCCTGACCGCCGCCGACGCGCTCGGGGCCGCCACCGAGTTCAAGACCCCGGAGGCGATCCTGGCCCGCTACGGCGAGACGTTCACCGACTATCAGGAGGGCTCGGTTTTCGGCTTCGCGCCCGGCGAGGCGACCGACGACAGCCAGATGGTGGTGGCGACGCTGCTCGGCTACCAGAGGCAGGAGGGCCTCCCCGGCGTCCTGCACGCCCTGCGCGACTGGCAGCGGGCCGGGCCACCCGACGTGGGCAACCTGACCCGCGCCGCTCTGGCCTCTGGGACCCCGACCTCGGCCCCCCTGGACGGCGGCGTGCGCGCCTGGGCCGCGAGCGGGCACCAGAGCGCGGGCAACGGCGGCCTGATGCGGATCGCGGCCGTCTGGCTCGCCGGCTTCCGGGGGGCCACACTGACGCGTGAGACGGTGCTCGTGACCGCCCTCACCCACGCCGACCCGCGCTGTGTATTCGCGTCGGTGTTTTTCACGGCCTTTCTGGAGGCGCTCGCCGCCGGCGAGCCCTACGCGGCGGCGGCGCGCTCGGCCCTCACCGTAATGGACCGCTGCGACGCCCGCGCCGCGCTGATCGGGGAGGGCCTGCTCAGTGCCGACACCCTGGAGGCAGGCCGCATCTTCGCCCGCAGCGAGCGGGACGCGCGCGGGCAGGTACGCGCCGCCGTGCGCGCCGGGCTCGAAGGCCAGGTCGACTCGCAGAGCGGGTATGTCCTCGACACCCTGCAAGCGGCCCTCGCCCACGGCCAGGGGAAGGATTGGCTCGCCTGCGTGCAGCCCGCCGTGCTGCTCGGAGACGACTCGGACACGGTGGCGTGCGTGGTGGGCGCGGTTTGTGGAGCGCGCGGACTGAGCGTGCCGGAGCGTCTGCTCGTGCCGCTGCGCCTCGGGCACACCTGGCCGGGCTGGGCGCGTGAGTGGCGCTGTACGGAGCATTTTCCGGCGCTGCTGCCCTGA
- a CDS encoding acetyl-CoA C-acetyltransferase, producing MAQKIVIVAARRTPIGSFMGSFKDVSAAQLGVSAAQAVLGGVPDEVRGDIADVIAGCVLQAGQGMNVARQIGRGAGLPDEVPGLTVNRMCGSGLQAVVSAVQGLRAGDGEIYLAGGTENMSRAPFLLPKAREGYRLGHGQVLDSVLTDGLTDVFHDYHMGITAENLAEQYAVTREEQDAFAAESQRRAAAAQEGGYFADELVPVEVPGRKGVTVVDRDEYPRATTVEALAKLRPAFKKDGTVTAGNASGINDGAAMLLIATEEYAQARGLPVLAEILTGANVGVAPDIMGIGPARAIPQALAKAGMTLSDVDLFELNEAFASQSLAVLRDLGRSGTEVDPAKVNLTGGAIALGHPIGASGARVLTTLVHQLRRTGGETGVASLCIGGGMGIALVVRARA from the coding sequence ATGGCTCAAAAAATCGTGATTGTGGCGGCCAGGCGCACGCCGATCGGCAGTTTCATGGGGAGTTTCAAGGACGTGTCCGCCGCGCAGCTCGGGGTGAGCGCGGCGCAGGCGGTGCTCGGCGGCGTGCCGGACGAGGTGCGCGGCGACATCGCCGACGTGATCGCCGGCTGCGTGCTGCAAGCGGGGCAGGGCATGAACGTCGCCCGTCAGATCGGGCGCGGCGCGGGCCTCCCCGACGAGGTGCCGGGCCTCACCGTCAACCGGATGTGCGGCAGCGGCCTGCAAGCCGTCGTGAGCGCCGTGCAGGGCCTGCGGGCCGGCGACGGGGAGATCTACCTCGCGGGCGGCACCGAGAACATGAGCCGCGCGCCCTTCTTGCTCCCCAAAGCGCGCGAGGGCTACCGGCTCGGGCACGGGCAGGTGCTCGACTCGGTGCTCACCGACGGCCTGACCGACGTGTTTCACGACTACCACATGGGCATCACCGCCGAAAACCTCGCCGAGCAGTACGCCGTGACCCGCGAGGAGCAAGACGCCTTCGCCGCCGAGAGCCAGCGCCGCGCCGCCGCCGCGCAGGAGGGCGGATACTTCGCCGACGAACTCGTGCCTGTCGAGGTTCCGGGCAGGAAAGGCGTGACCGTCGTGGACCGCGACGAGTACCCGCGCGCGACGACGGTAGAAGCGCTCGCCAAATTGAGGCCCGCCTTCAAGAAGGACGGCACCGTGACCGCCGGCAACGCCTCGGGCATCAACGACGGCGCCGCGATGCTCTTGATCGCCACCGAGGAGTACGCCCAGGCGCGCGGCCTGCCGGTCCTCGCCGAGATCCTGACCGGGGCCAACGTGGGCGTCGCGCCTGACATCATGGGCATCGGGCCGGCGCGCGCGATTCCGCAGGCGCTCGCCAAGGCGGGCATGACGCTTTCTGACGTGGACCTCTTCGAGCTCAATGAAGCCTTCGCCTCGCAGTCACTCGCGGTACTGCGCGACCTGGGCCGCTCGGGGACCGAGGTGGACCCGGCCAAAGTCAACCTCACCGGCGGCGCGATTGCCCTGGGCCACCCTATCGGCGCGTCGGGGGCGCGGGTGCTCACCACCCTGGTCCATCAACTGCGCCGCACCGGGGGCGAA